The genomic DNA ACGCGATCGTCTCCTACGGCGAGTAAGACCTTTGAAAAGGCATACACCATCGCAAGAGGATAGACCGAAGCAAGAACTAATGTCGCAACACGAGATGATTTAGTCAGAACGTCGGGAACCCAGCCGTTAAAGGGAAGCAATTTCGACTCAACGCCAAGACCCGCAACAATAAGAAGTGAAGAGACTAATGTGACATCCCCGCTGATTTGCCCGGAAGATACCCTTGCGGCGAGTTCAGAAATGTTGAGTGTGCCGGCCGCCCCGTAAAGAATCGCGACCCCAAGAAGATACAACAGCGATCCAACAGATCCGATTATCAGATACTTGAAAGATGCAACCTTTGAACCACTGCCTTCTCCAGTAGATGCTAGAAGATATGCGGTGATTCCGGCAATCTCAAGAAAAACGAAGAGGTTGAAGAGATCGTTGGTTAAA from Mesotoga infera includes the following:
- a CDS encoding sodium:proton antiporter, encoding MNPVWLIAIPLALAFVSAFWRSVSGWVLIIAAFFNAFAGVFGVMSLTVTSFSIGGWKAPYGISLLVNDATKLLLPVANILFLFAVLSYLRKGGETARYSVVFLVALASLNGILLTNDLFNLFVFLEIAGITAYLLASTGEGSGSKVASFKYLIIGSVGSLLYLLGVAILYGAAGTLNISELAARVSSGQISGDVTLVSSLLIVAGLGVESKLLPFNGWVPDVLTKSSRVATLVLASVYPLAMVYAFSKVLLAVGDDRV